The Ziziphus jujuba cultivar Dongzao chromosome 5, ASM3175591v1 genome segment aaaagtaatagtcatttataaaagaagaattaaattttaaaatgaatagaAAAGACATTAAATTGGGAAGGATAATCTTAAGATTACAATTTTAAGGAtcaatgtaaaaataataataataataataaaatagaaaataaaaaataaaaaaataaagctcTTATTTATGGTAAATTGCAATAAATGTCAATTTTCACTCTAGATTTTTTACATTAATTGCTGTAGAAATTCGGGGGGCGAaggacatatacatatatatatatatatatatatatatataactacatGGTAGCTAGCTTCATAATACATCTTATAACACTGCACTCAGTTTATTTAGAAATCAATGAAACTAGCTAACAAGATAAACAggtaaaatagagaaaaaaaaaaaaaagtgtaaaaaagtgtaaaaaagctctctccttctttctttccttttctcttttcttctttttccctctctctctctctctctctctctctctctctctttctctctctatttttctttatatatgtacacaatGCCTTCTTTTTACATAACCAGCTAGCAGTGGTTCTCAATCGTTTCAATGCAGTGTAGGTTGCAACATTGAAGGTGTGATTGACAAAGGATGGATGAAAGTGAGACAGAAACAGCAGAACATGATGAAGAACCCCTTACCATGTCAACCTCTCTTCGTATATTGGTTGTGGACGATGATGCTACTTTTCTTGCCGTCATTTCTGGCTTGCTTAAGATTTTGAAACATGAAGGTatctgtgtgtgtgtatatatatatatatatatatatattaactcttgagaaataaaaaacttaataaaaggCTTCCATTTCTGTTTGTTACAGAAGAAgggaaattataaagaaaatggaaaagttTGGGGAAAAATGATATAAgaggaattttttgtttttcatttttggtctCTTGTGAcctttattattgatatttacatATGAAAGCTTGAGAATCTAGTTCGATAGGAATAGTTAGAAAAGTACTAAATATTTTCTTCCGTAGACCTAGAATTTATACCATCCCTGAAATTCATAGCCAAGGACATACCATagagaaaaatttatatatatatatatatatattctctttctagttcttctttttttttttttttcctagctaTGAGCTGAAAACCCTTTTCAAAATTtgcaattattatataatttatctatttatttattttacttttctattaTATACAAGCCAAAaaccattttcaaaatttgcaattcttatataattcattttttattttttatttttagttatgaGCCAAAcaccattttcaaaatttgcatttcttatataatttatcctttttttatattttttagttatgagccaaataccttctttttttttttctttaatttgcaattctatatatacatatatatatttatatatatatatatacatatatatatatatatataaatataatttttctagttAATTATGAGCCAGAgaccattttcaaaatttgcaaTTCTTATACATTTACATAGTTTTGTAGATGGTAGAGGAAATCTTTTGCATGCTATACCTTTTTCTACAAATTTTCCACCTCAACAATTGTACAGGTGCACTTCATGCCTAGATCTCCGTTGGAGATGCAAAAAGTAGCAGTGCCAGAAGCtccttaattaaaaataaaattagacctCATTTAATTGACTTTTGCCATGGTTTTTATTTCAACCTTTTCACATTCACTGGATCAGAATTAGATTATAGAAATTGCGATCTCTGtattttatgtatgtatgtatgtatgtatgtatgtgtgtatataccAAGCTCTGAATCTGAAGTAGCTATTCATAATCAcagtaaattaatatatatgttgatttataaaattaatgcaTGTAATTAATGTAATATCCATTTGACATATTTCTTTAATTACAGTTCATAACTAGAGAGACACTGAGTCGTACTTTTGGaggaaattatttaatttgtatgTTTTATTCTTATAATAGTAGAatacaatgtatatatatatatatatatatataatggtatTAATTATGTTGCAATTGGGATTCTATCAGTGGTTACATTTCGAAACCCACTCCACGCTTTGTCTACTCTTGGGGTAAAGAAGAGCGATTTCGATCTGGTTATAACGGATGTTCATATGCCTCAAATTGATGGCTTCGAAATGCAAAAGAGAGTCCAGGACGACTTCAAGCTGCCATTGATAAGTCAGCATTTAATTATAAATcctataattacaaattatatatatatatatatatatgtatattgtataatttttcttatataattaagaatcctagataaatttttatgtaaaacaacatatataaaatgaaataaaatacacatgtatactttttaaaatatgcgttgttcaaataaagttttatctaAAAACCTAGATAAGTTGGTGATTTCCTTGCAGTAgcaattccatatatatatatatatatatatatataattcttgacGGTACATTTATGTATTACTTTTTGGGACGCCACGTGCAGTGATTTCGGCAGACGATAGAGAGAGTGTGATGCTTAGGGCCCTGAAGCGTGGTGTTGCTCTCTATATAGTCAAACCAATTTCCCTGAATGATCTGAAAAACATTTGGCAATATGTTGTCACTTCTAAGAAGGGTAAAAAACCTgctttttttgaagaaattacaTATAATCTTGATGACTGTCATCGTCATGAATTAGCTTTAGCTGCTGGACATCATTCAATATCACCTACACTTAATCATGATCATCATGAAGATGGTGAAAGTAGGAATAATTTagcatcttcttcttctgccaCTAATTCTTCAAAGAGGAAAATAGAAGAAGGTAgtaaccaacaacaacaacaacaacaacaacaacaacaacgacatcatcatcatcatcataagtaTGATCCAGGTGCTAATACTCCTACTGCTAAAAAGGCCAAGGTCATTTGGACCAATACACTTCAAGCTCGCTTCTTGGAAGCCATTAATATTATAGGCCTAGAAAGTAAGTACCTCATCAATCTCTCCATCTATAATCTATATAATTTCCTTCCTGCCATATTCTAtctatttaattggttttttttttctttttcttttaattctctgtggtactttacaaccatttcatggtttcttttcttttcttttcttttattattattattattattattattattatttttttttttttggggttcttcTTGTCAATTTCTTGTAGGGGCTGTTCCAAAGAAAATTCTTGAGGCCATGAACGTGCAAGGATTAACCAGAGAAAACGTAGCCAGTCATTTGCAGGTTTGCTTTCAATAGACTAGtatttattattcaatatatatgtttCCCAAGTTAATTATCATAGtaattttaattgttggtaaataaattatatattaggatcataatttatattaataatgttaaattttcaattataaacTTATACGGATAGCACGCGGCTTGAAAAATACCTTGAAGCTTATCCATTTTCTCGACGTGAACAATAAAACACCCTgcctttaaaacattaatatgtaTTCATGctattgtatataatatatataactttccTCTTATCTATGTATTTTTATTCCTAAGAAATATGATcgatataaaaatggaaaaaaaagatcTTTATATAATTGATAAACTATTAATCATGAAAACGTACATTTCTACAAGCTCTTTTACATTATTGATAGTTAATTTTCTTGACTGAGTAAAAAGAAACTACAATATCTCTATATCTATACGCTAGCAGAGCACTAGAACTTGGTAAGAAAAGTTCAgctaacaaatataaatttgtgtTTCAAGAATATATACCATTGAGAAGTTTGCTTGATTAGAACCCTTGTATGGTTTGTATTTCTGATGATATAATTCCATTCGGTATTTTTGCAGAAATACCGGATGTTCTTGAAAAAGGTGGCAGAGAGAACTAAAGCAGCAAACAGCTTGGCTGCTAAGGCTAAATTCTTGAACATTGGATTAAACCATCCTTCAACGATCCTCAACACAAGATTTCCTGGCCAGAATCAAATAGGTGGAGCATCATCGCAACTGAGATTCAGGGATAATAACTTGAACCTTAGTGCTGCAAATTTTGGCCTTGGACGTTTCCATAGTCAGGGAGCTTCTAGGAGCACTTCTGTACCTCAGTTTGGATACAGACAGCTTGATTTTCTGAGCCAGCAGCCTAAGTTTGGCACTGCAAATCCTTTCCAACAAAACAGTTTCTCATCAGTTAATAATGGAGTTCAACCAAAGAATGTCGGAACAGAATTTCCAGTCGGTGGACGTATTCCATATGAAGCCGTGAAAGCTGAAAATGGACTCATGAATGGTACTACTGCAAATTCAATGCAGATTCACCAACAACAAACTCAAAAAGATCCACAACTTTTCAACACTACTGCTGGATCATTGGATTACAACTTCGGCTCATCCTCAGGAACTCCAAACTCCAATTACATTTCCCCCAATTATGGGAACACAGGATCTCTTAATGGTTATCATCCTGCTCCTACTTACTCCAACAATATTTTGGGTGGAATCCAACATACTTCTGGTGGAAATGTAGCTGCAAAGGCTTCTCTGGTGTCAAATGGATGTGGGAATTCAGCTGGTTTTAACAATTCCTTTGGTCTGATGAATGGTGTTTATGATGGCAACATGACTGCAGCTCAGATGGGGAACAGATCTTATAGCACTAATTGGCCTCCAAGAGTAGATTTATCTTCAGTTGGCTTTCCGAATGCAAATCAGTTCACTCCAAGACTTCCAAAAGCCAACACCCAAGACAACACCGCAGCACAAACCCCATTGCAACCGCATCAATATGGTCTATTTAATAATTTAGACAATAACTATATTTTAAATGCAATGGACCTTCCGTCTTCAAAGTCTCATACCAACATGACTTATTTGAACCTATCTGGTGGGAAAGAAATTACTAACACCATTTCACAGCAAATGGGTTTCCAATTTCCTTGTCAGGTATGTAAAGATGCTTAATTCATTCACTTCTACAATATTATTACCATGGAAAATGCAAAATAACAAATCTGGTCAAGCTTGCATGCATGGtgatgatcttttttttttttatagcacATGAAGTAATCGTCCACACTTTATGAAAACAACATCTTGGTTTCCAATTTACTGGTTTTAATTTCTACAGAAACGAAGTAGGAATGAAGTCCACAATTCTGATTACAGTCGTCTAAATGGACAAGTCGAAGAGAATGCTCTGCTGATCAACAAAGAATCAGTTGACCAGGCAAGTGTAACAGCTACTTTATTTCCAATTTTTGTTCCCCCCCTCCCTTCTGATAGCAGGAGACatcatatcatattatatattgcTGAAGTACTCGTTAAGAAGCATGATATCTTTGTTTCTGTAATTTACTTAAAATCAACTATACagtgcaaaaaaaaattatgaagagTAATGCAACTCTGAATCCAAAGATTTTCACTTCTACATGCAAAGATTTAGACCATTTACTTTTTAGAATTTGATAATTTGTGACTttaattaaatgcatatatGTTAGTAAATGCAGATACTcagttatataaataaaaccttTGTGATATCCTATCTCCTTCAAGTTTCATTCTTTCCTCCCATGGAAAATACTAAATACATATTTACATGCTAATAATTATTATTCCTAAGTTCCCAACCTTTGAAATTGTTATGTTACGTAGTCTAAGTGATCATTAAGTACTTTAGTTTTATGCTATgttaacttattttattttttaaactatcaTTTGATTTAGTCAAATCTAACCTAAGCATGCAACTTGTAGTTTACTTGATAAGTTCTTGTTAGTTaacattatttaataatttagatTGGTTTAGCAATATGTCTAAACATAAGTTGCTACGTAATTTTCAACATAATTACatatgaaattctttttctagcTTATACAAATCTtatcatttatattaatttcttaataGAAAGTAACTTGTGTCTTC includes the following:
- the LOC125422828 gene encoding two-component response regulator ORR24-like is translated as MNVQGLTRENVASHLQKYRMFLKKVAERTKAANSLAAKAKFLNIGLNHPSTILNTRFPGQNQIGGASSQLRFRDNNLNLSAANFGLGRFHSQGASRSTSVPQFGYRQLDFLSQQPKFGTANPFQQNSFSSVNNGVQPKNVGTEFPVGGRIPYEAVKAENGLMNGTTANSMQIHQQQTQKDPQLFNTTAGSLDYNFGSSSGTPNSNYISPNYGNTGSLNGYHPAPTYSNNILGGIQHTSGGNVAAKASLVSNGCGNSAGFNNSFGLMNGVYDGNMTAAQMGNRSYSTNWPPRVDLSSVGFPNANQFTPRLPKANTQDNTAAQTPLQPHQYGLFNNLDNNYILNAMDLPSSKSHTNMTYLNLSGGKEITNTISQQMGFQFPCQKRSRNEVHNSDYSRLNGQVEENALLINKESVDQASVTATLFPIFVPPLPSDSRRHHIILYIAEVLVKKHDIFVSVIYLKSTIQCKKKL